The sequence CAATTGCGTGCTCTCCGGGCGCAGTAGGTGCGGTAACCCCACGGCGGCGGCGTAGGCCGATCCGGCCAGGATGACCACGGTGGCCGCGGCTGGGAACCACCGGGTAAAGCGGTGCACCTTCGGCGACTCGATAAGGCGCGGCTCCTCCAGTGGGCCGACGGGGCGGCCGGCAATAAACCGTCCAAGCCGCGGCAACCACGGCGCTAAGACGAGGAAGAACAGCACCATTTGGGCGAACGACAGCTGCTTGACCGGTACGTCGTAGGTCATGTTGAGCAGCCACACCACACCCAGTGAGACCGTGCCGATGAGACCGCCGAGCCACGCGGTGCGCCGCCACAGCACCAGAATTCCTGCGAGGAGTTCGACGGCGCCGGCGGTGAACTGGATGACCGGCGATAGCGCCATGAACGTCCAGAGGAAGCCCATGGGGGACTTCTCACCCTGCGTGATGAGCAACTGGGAGTAGTCCACTACGCCCATCTGCATGAGGTTGAGCTTCATGACTGCGTAGGGCAGGACCATAAAGCAGATGAGGAGGCGGGCGATCCAGTGCAGGATCCAGGGAATTTTCTTTTTCATACCCGCAATTTTCACCCGCTACCCAGGAAGTTCGCATCAACCTCTGGGCTGAAATCCATGTCATCCCCGGGGGTTAGAGCTGGTCCTCCAGCCACGCGTTGATGCCGCCGCGCAGGGAGTACAGCGGGCCGTCGAGGCCGCGCTCCTGCAGGATTTTCACGGCCTGGGCCGAACGCTTGCCGCCGGCGCAGTGCAAGACGACCGGCTGGTCACGGTCGAGGGCCTGCTCCACCCCGGGAGGGGTGCCGCCGTCCTCGATGTCCGCGAGCGGGAAGTTCACGGAGCCGGGGATGGCTGCTTCTACGACCTCTTCCGGATCGCGCACATCGATAATCAGCGCGCCGTCGGGGATGCTGTCTACTTCTTTCACGTCGTCGTGCATGGTGGTCTCCTCCAGTTCGGCGTTCCGCACAGCACGGGCAAGCACGACCCCCGCAGTGACCCGGCGGGCGGTCTCCGCGTGCGCGACGACAGGCAGGTACTCCCACGTCCCGTCGAGCGCGGAGAAGTAGCCCACCCGGCCCATGAGCGGGGTGCCTATTCCCGTGACGAGCTTGATGGCTTCCATCGCCATCGCAGAACCGACAGTACCGACCACCGGCCCCAACACGCCGGCGGCCGCGCACGACGGCACCGTGCCCGGCGCGGGCGGGGTGGGGAAGACGTCCTCGAAAAGCGGTCCGTGGCCTGCCCAGAAGACCGACAGCTGCGCGTCGAAACCGAGGATGGATGCCCACACGTGGGGAATCCCCGCCCGCGCGCACGCCCACGAGGTGAGGTAGCGGGTGGCCAGGTTGTCCGAGCCGTCGAGGACGACGTCGACGTCGGCAAGAAGCCCCTGCGCGTTGTCCCGGGTGAGCCGGCCGTTTATCGCAGTGACCTCCACCTCCGGGTTGAGGGCATCCAGCGCGGCCCGGGCGGAATCCACCTTGGGCGTGCCCACGGCGGCAGTGGAGTGGATGACCTGGCGGTGCAGGTTGGACAGGCTGACCTCGTCGTCATCGATCACGGTCACATGGCCCACGCCCGCACCGGCGAGGTAGAGGAGCGCCGGCGAACCGAGCCCGCCCGCACCAACGACGAGGACGTGGGCGCGAAGCAGCTTTTCCTGCGCCGCGCCGCCGAAACCGGCCAGGGATACCTGGCGGACGTACCGCGCCAGCTGCTGGTTGGTCAGGCTCATTCGAGCCCCACCCACTGGGTGCCGCCTTCTGCCAGCTCCTGCTCCTTCCAGATGGGCACGTCCGCCTTGGTGCGGTCGGCGATCTCCTCGCAGGCCGCAAACGCCGCCCCGCGGTGGGCGGCGGCGACCACGACGACGAAGGCGGCGTGCCCAATCGGCACGTCCCCGGTGCGGTGGGCCGCCCACGCGCGGACGGGGTGCGCGGCGGTAACGGTGTGGAGCACACGCATCAGCTCGGCGGGGGCGCTCGGGTGCGCCTCGTACGCCAGCGCGGCGACGCGGTTGCCGCCATCGTGGTCGCGCACCACGCCCTCGAAGGTGACCAGCGCCCCCATCGCGCGGGTCATGGTCTCGCGCCGGGCCTGCGCCACGAGCGGCTCCAGTGGTTTATCGGTGATGACCGCGCCGACGACCTTCCCGGTCTGCGCGGCGACGTAGTCCGGATCCGGGCGGTTAGTGCTCACGGTTGCCCTCCGCGAGGTCGAGCAGGTGGCCCAGGACAGGTTCCAGCACGGCGCAGCCGTCTTTCACCCCGCCCCGGGAGCCGGGCAGGGTCATCACGAAGGTGCCGTGGGTGGTCATCCCCGCCACCGCGCGCGAGGCGATCGCGGTGGGGGTGTGCTTGAGCCCCTCCGCCCAAAAGGCGTGGACGATGCCGGGCAGATGCTTGACGATGTGCCGCTCCACCGCCTCCACCGTCTGATCGTCACCGGTAATCCCGGTGCCGCCGGAGGTAAGGAGGACGGAGGGGGCGCTGGCAAGCGCGGCGTCGACCGCCTGAGCGATGTCCGCGTCCGCGACGACGGCCGCATCGGGAGTATCAATCCCTTGCGCACGTAGGAAATCCACCGCGCGGGGGCCAGACGTGTCCGTCAACGAACCGCTTGCCGCCCGGGTGCTGGCGACGATGACGTGACCTTTTCGCATACCTAGAAAGGGTAGACGACCACGTCGGCGCCGCCGGGAAGAGAATGTCCCGCCGGGATGCGGATAAGGCAGTTCGCGCCCACCGCCTGCGCGATGAGGTGGGATCCGGCCCCACCGAGGACGCGAGCCTTCCCGTCGCGCAGTACCCCGCGGTAGAACCGCTCCTTGTGCGGCAACCCCGCAACCGGCTCGTGAGCCTCCAGCGCGGCCCGCTGCGGGCCGGGGGCGGCGCCCAGCACGGGCGCGACGTAGAGCCGGAAGCTCACCAAAGTAGACACCGGGTTGCCGGGCATGCAGATGCACGGCGTGCCGCGGTAGACGGCCAGCCCCTGCGGGCCGCCGGGCTGCTGCGCGACGTGGCCGAACCAGCCGTGCGGCTCCAAAATGTCGCGGACCACCTCGAACTTCCCGTGACTGATCCCGCCGGAGGTGAGCACGGCATCGGGGCCATGCGTGGCGATGGCCCGGTCCAACCGCTCCCGCAGCGCGCCGGGATCGTCGTCGGTGTGAAGCGTATCCGCGACCTCGATGCCCGCCTGGGCGCACGCGGCGGCGAGCATCGGGCCGTTCGAGTCCGGGATCTGCGAGCCGATCTCCTTGCCGCCGGTGACGATGACCACGCGCGCCGGGCGGGTGACCGTGACGCTCGTGAGATCTTGGCCGGCCAGGGTGGCCACCACGATCGGATCGACGACCGTGCCCGCGGGGACAAGGACCTCGCCGCGCCGGGCATCCGATCCGGCCGCGCGGACGAACTTCCCGTCCAGGCTGGCGGGGGCGGTCACCTGCGCGCCTTCTTCAGCGAACTCGCCGGGCGTGCAGTCCTCAACCGGAACGACGCAGGCGGTGCCGCGGGGGACCGGCGCGCCGGTCATGATGGGGGCGGCGAGGCCGTCTAACCCGCCCGGGTACAACGCGGCGGCATCGGCTCCTGCGGCAATCGTCGGGCCCACGGTGAACGATCCGCCCGCTGTATCGGGCAGGGCGTAGCCGTCCATCTGCGAGTTGTGGAAGCGCGGCGAGTCGAATTGCGCCACCGTATCCGTGGCGGTGCGCGCCCGGCGTTGTACCGCCTCCAGCAGGGGGAGGGTGACGGTGCCGCGGTGGCCGGCCGCCTCGCGCACCGCCGCGAGGTGATCGTCATAGGTACGCATGGATCTCAGAATATATAGTGAGCGCCATGTTGGATGTCCACTACTTCGCCGCCGCCCGGGCGGCCGCGGGCGCCTCCCACGAGCGTCTGGATAATCCCCCGGCGACGCTGGGCGAGCTCGTTGACCACCTGGCGGATACCCACGCAGGGACGACGGACGCGGGGATGGGGCTGGCGGACATCGTCAAGCGCTGCTCGTTCCTGCTCGATGGCGCCAACGCGGAAACGGTTGGCGGTCGCGCCGCTTCGCTGGCGGGGGTGAGTCGCGTGGATATCCTCCCGCCGTTTGCTGGGGGTTAGCGCGCGGCCGCGCGCAGCGGGCTGGTCACCGCGTTGATGATGGAGGAGACGATGGCCAGGGCGATCGCGCCGAAGATGGCGGCCCACCAGTTGGAGATGTGCAGCTCGCCCAGGCCCAGGTCCAACGACTGGAGTAGCCAGGCGGTGAGGTAGAGCACCGCGCCGTTGATGACCAGGGAGAAAAGGCCCAAGGTCAGGCAGGTAATCGGGGCGCCGAACAGGCGCAGGACTGGGGCGATGAACGTGTTGACCACGACGAAGACCACGGCGACGGTGACAAACGCGCCGGCCTCGCTGCCGCCCGCGGTCGGGGTGATGCTGAGACCCGGGATGAGCTTGACCACGAACCACAGGGCGGCGGCTACGCAGACGACGTGGAGGAGGAAGTTGAGGAAAGAACGCATGGGCAACAGCCTAACTTTCCTCTGAGTTTGGTGCGCTGACGTGCGGCAGGTACTGTGTATAAACACTGGAGACGTGCCAGAGCGGCCGAATGGGGCTCACTGCTAATGAGTTGCCCTCTTAACGGAGGGCCGGAGGTTCAAATCCTCTCGTCTCCGCCACATACAGATGCCTCCCCTGCGAGAAGCGGGGGAGGCATTTTTCATCTATTGTCAAGGGCCGATAGGTATCCAGGCGAGAGGTGGCAGCTAATGACCATGTCGGTAGACGAGACCATCGGCGCGCTCGAGCTCATGCTGCGTTCCGGCAGCGACATCGACCCGGAAGACGCCCCGAAGATGCAGGCGCTTCTGGACGAGCCGCCGATCCAGGACGTCGTCGCCCTCGTCGAGCGCCAGAACCCCGTGCGCGCGGCGGTGGTGCTCCGCCTGCTCAGCCGGGAAAAGTCCATTGCTGTTTTCGACGCCCTCGACGCCGCGCACCAGGCGGACATTATCGACGAGCTGGGCAACTCCGACGTCTACGAGTTCTTCGACGCCCTCGAGCCGGAAGACCGCGTGTCGTTGCTGGACGAGCTGCCGGCGGAGATCGCGGACCGCCTGCTGCGCAGCCTGGACAAGCCCGACCAGGACATCACCGGGGTGGTGCTCGGTTACCCGAAGGGTTCGGTGGGCCGCCGCATGTCGCCGGAGGTGCCGGACATCTACCGCGAGATGACGGTGGACGAGGCGCTGGAAAAGCTGCGGCGCGAGGCGCCGGACCTGGAGACCATCTACACGGTGCCCATCGTGCGCAAGGACCGGCGCCTGGTGGGTGTGATGAGCCTGCGTGAGCTCTTCATCGCCAAGTCCGGCCGCATGGTCGAGGATCTGATGCACGAGCCCATCTACGCCTACGCGCAGGCGGACGCGGAGGAGACCGCGCGCTGGTTTTTGCCGCTCGACCTTCTGGCCCTGCCGATTGTCGATGACTCCGACCGCCTCATCGGCCTGCTCACCTGGGACGATGCGGCCGACATCGTGGAGGAAGAGGACAGTGAGGACTCTGCGCGTTCCGGCGGTACGGAGGCGCTGCAGCAGCCGTACATGTCCACCCCGCTGCTCAAGCTGGTGCGCTCGCGCATCGTCTGGCTGCTCGTGCTCGCCGTCTCCGCCATCCTCACGGTGAAGGTGCTCGATTCCTTTGAGTCTGTGCTGGAGCAGGCCGTGGTGCTGTCCCTGTTCATCCCGCTGTTGACCGGCACGGGCGGCAACACGGGCAACCAGGCGGCGACGACGGTCACCCGTGCGCTGGCGCTTGGCGATGTCCGAAAGAGCGACGTCCTCCAGGTCATGTGGCGCGAGATGCGCGTGGGCATGCTGCTCGGCGCGACGCTGGGCATCCTCGGCTTCATCATCGCCTCGCTGGTCTACGACATGCACATCGGCCTCGTCATCGGCACGACCCTGCTGGGCATTTGCACCTTGTCCGCCACCGTGGGCGGTGTCATGCCGATTCTGGCCAAGGTGGTCGGCGCGGACCCGGCTGTGTTTTCGAATCCGTTCATCTCCACCTTCTGCGACGCCGCGGGCCTTATCATTTACTTCTTCATCGCCCGCGCCGTGCTCGGCTTATAGCGCGCCGTAACCGGCCGTTAACCAGCTGTTTTGTTCCGTGGGTGGAAGCCGACTATAGTTACATCTCGTTGCAAAGAGCGATTCTTCGCAGCATGCGCCCGTAGCTCAACGGATAGAGCATCTGACTACGGATCAGAAGGTTGGGGGTTCGAATCCCTCCGGGCGCACAAATGTCCTGTGTCGCGTCATAGTTGACAAAACTGTCGCGACATCGTTGACAGATGGGCGTCCGCCGAGTTTTTTTCTCGGTGGGCGCCTTTTGTTTTCTGGGGGTTAGTTGAGTGGGGGTTCGCCGTGTTTCTAGATTGGGGCTTGGTAGTTGCGGCTGGTGTCGATGTAGTGCTCGGTGATGATGGCGCCGGTGTCTTTGAGTGATGTGGTGATGTGGCGGTCTTTGATGATCATCAGGACGTGGTGGCCGGTGTATTTTCGGCCCATTCCTAGGTGGTAAAGCCTGCCTGCGTAGCGGATGGTGCAGCGGCCGGCTTTGTCGACTTTGTCGTTGCGTGTACGCCATTCTTCGGTGGGGTTGTCGTCGGGGCTGGCTTTCGTGGATGCGTTGTAGACCTCGTATGGGGTGCGTCTGCCGAGGGCTCGGTGTGGGCGGTTGGTGTTGTAGTAGGCGGCGAATCGGTCGAGTTGTTGTTGTAGTTCGTCGATGGTGTTGACGGTGGGTTGGCGCGATAGCCACCGTTTGAGTGTTTGGTGGAATCGTTCGATTTTTCCTTGGGTTTGTGGGTGTCCTGGCCTGCCGTTTTTCTGTTGGATCCGGTGGTTGCGGATGAGTTTTTCGAAGGCGTTACGGCCGCCTTTTGCCCCGGCGTTGCGGGCGGTAAACACCAGCCCGTTGTCGGTGAGGGTGGATTGTGGTGGGCCGAAGTCGCTGATGAGGTGTGATAGTTCGTCGGCGACGGCAGGCCCAGAAAAGGACCGGCTGGCTGTAATGGACAGCAGCAGTCGGGAGTGGTCGTCGATGAAGTCGAGGATTTCGACGCGTCTTCCGCCGGTGAGATATGCGTGTGTGATGTCTGCTTGCCAGCATTCATTGGGGCGGGATGCTTCGAAGCGGATAAATGAGGTTCTCGGCCGCTTTTTTGGTTCTGGCTGCACGAGGCCGTGGTCGCGGAGGATGCGCACGATCGTCGAGGTAGATGGGGCATACATACCTTGTTGTTCCAGGTGGAACTGGATGGTTTCTGCCCCGGAATCCAGCCCGGAGTGGTCGAGCTGTTTGCGCATGTTGATGATGGTTTTCTTGAGCTTTTTGGATACTGCGCGTGGGTTGGAGTGCGGTGCTTTCGACTTCGGCTTTACCGCTTGTGGACCGCCAGTGTCGTAGCGGCGGAGTAAGGCGTAGACCCACTGGCGGGACACGTTGAAACGCGTAGCGACTCGAGCGACTGGTTGGTGTTGCTCACGGACAGCTTTGATGATCGCGAGATTGCGGTTCGGACTATTCATGCTGTCAACGATGACGCGACACACCTGTCAACTGTGAGAGTGTCCGATTCTTTGTGTGCGGGGGTTTGGTTTACAAGTAGTCCGCGAATCGGTCGGGGTAAGCCACGGCTAGTTGGTTGATGGCTTGTTTCCACCCGGTGGCTTTCGCTCCTTCAATATAGCCGTTGCATTCGATATCGCGCTTCGCTTTCTTGGCTCGCTGGGCGGCGCGCTTGTCTTCGATGTTGCAGATCATCAGCCACAGCGTTTTCAACGCCGCGGTATCGTTCGGGAACTGGCCGCGGTTACGGGTAGCTTTACGCAGTTCAGCATTCAGCGACTCGATCGAATTGGTGGTGTAGAGCACCCGGCGTGCCGCCGGCGGGAACTGTAGAAACGGCACGAACCGCTCCCAAGCGTCGCGCCAGACTTTGACCGATTGCGGGTATTTCCGGCCCAGTTCACTGGCTTCGAACGCATCCAAGGCGGCACGGGCGGTGTCCTCGTTTGCGGCCGTGTAGACCTCACGCAGCGCCCGGGAGACCCCTTTGCGGTCTTGGTAGGACACCCACCGGTTCGCAGCCCGAATCAGGTGCACGATACAGGTCTGCACCATGGAATTCGGCCAGGTGGCTTCCACGGCTTCCGGCAGGCCTTTGAGCCCGTCGCAGCAGACAATGAACACGTCCTGGACACCGCGGTTGGCCAGATCCGCGCAGACCGATGCCCAGAATGCGGCACCTTCATTTTCAGCGATCCACAATCCCAGGATGTGCTTGATGCCGTCCATGTCGACGCCAACCGCCATATAGCAGGACTTGTTGACCACGCGGTGGCCGTCACGGATTTTCACGCGTAGCGCGTCGAGGAAGATCACCGGGTAGAACTCGTCGAGCTGGCGGTTTTGCCAGATCATGACCTCGTCTAACACCGCATCGGTAATGGTGCTGATCGTATCCGGGCTCATATCCACCCCGAGCGTGGTCGCGAGGTGATGCTGGATATCGCGCACTGTCATCCCGCCGGCGTATAGCGAGACGATCATGTCGTCGAGTTCTGTGAGTCGGCGTGCGCCCTTGGGCACCATCCGGGGAGTAAAGGTGCCGGCACGGTCCCTGGGCACGGTCACTTCCACCGCGCCGTAGCCAGAATTGACGGTCTTGGTGTACGACCCATTGCGGTGATTGTTGCCCTGTGCGGATTCGACTTGGGCTTTGGTCTTGCGGTCAGAATGGCTATAGCCCAAATGCGCATCCATCTCCGCCTGCAGACCAGCGTTGATTGATGCCTGTAGCAGGCCTTTGACCAGCTCGCTTGCATCATCAGCGGAAGCCGACAGCTCGCTGATCAAGCTGGCGAGCTCAGGATTTTCCATCAGCTTCTCGCTGATCTCATTGACCTTTGCCGGGTCATGGTTTTTCTTCGGTGACACCGTAGTCATTATCGGTGAAACTCCTTCTAGATCAGAGCCTCACACACAAACTTCCTGACACCCTCCGCGACACACCTGTCAACTGTCATCGTGTCTTTGCCCCGGCTGCGGATGTAAAGGATGTCCCGACACACCTGTCAACTGTCAGTGACGTTTCCCCAGAACAGATTTGTAAACTATGTCATGACTTCAGACACCTCCGGGCGCACAAAATCACCTGCAACGTCAGCCCCGATTGCACCGTTAGTAACACGGTGGGTCGGGGCTTTCGCGTCGCGTGCGTGAAAACAGCCATTTTCGTGCCGGATCTTCAGTTTTCGGCCCGAAAAATCCCTAAAACTCGCGCAGTGGGCGCGGGTGGCTGATTATTTGTTCCGCATCGAGCGCGCGATGCTCACCACGTCGCCGGTGTGCAGGTCCGGCAGGTACGCCTTGGACACGGCCAGGGCGATGGACGGCAGGGCGAGCTCGTCGCGGTAGCCCAGCACCCACTGCTGGTGCTGGGGGTGGAACTTCCGCTTGAAGGCCGCCAGCGACTTAAACCCGTAAAGCGGTTCGAGGTAGGAGCTCACCCGCGCCAGGATCTGCTCCAGCATGGTCGTCGGCTCGGTGGAGGAGACCAGCGGGGCGCCCGAGAGGCTGATCCACTCCAGGCCCTGGTCGTGCGCGGCGACCTGCGTCTCCGCGATGAGGTACTCCACCACCGAGCGGAAGCCGTCGGTCTTGCGGCGCATAAAGTCCAGGGTGAGGCCAACCAGTGTGCCGTCGCGGTAGACCGGCAGCCAGCTGGTGACTCCGTGGAGGGTGCCGGCATCGTCAAGCGCCAGCACGAGCGTGACCTCCGGGGCGTCGAGCTCCGGCAGCCCGCCGAGGGTAAAGCCCATCTCCGGCAGCTTCTTATTGGATACCCAGTCCTCGGAAAGTTCGATGATCTGGTTGCGCAGCGTGGCGCCGGCGTCCGCCCACGTGGTCCACACCGAGTGGATGTTCTCCTTCTTTGCGCGGTTGCGGGCGGTGCGCACGTCCTGGAACTTCTTGCCCTTGAATTCGGGGGCGGCGGTGCAGTCGAGGACCGATTCCTCCGCCACCGCGACCGCGCGGCAGCCGCGGGCGGCCGCGAATTCGGGCCGCACCGAATACCACGCCACCTGGGCGCCGCCGGCGTACATCGCGCGCTCGAAGCGGGTGGCGATGTCCTGGGGATCCGCGCCCCGGGACACTGGCTCGCCCACCGTCACGGCCACCGAATTGTGCAGGCGGTAGGCAACGAACCCGCGGTCGTCGTCGAACCACAGCTTGTTGCCCGCCCACGTGGTCATCCAGGACAGATGGTCGCCGGTACCGCCGGTGAGGATGGCGCGGGCGTCGGCGCGGCGCTCGCTGGCATCCGGGTCCGGATCGGCCTTCAGCGCCCGGTAGAAGATCCACGCGGCGCCAAGCCAGAAGACCGGGCCGATCCACTCGGTAAAGAACCAGGCGGCATCGGAGACCGGGAGCACGTCCGAGGTGAAGAACTTCGAGACCACCGGCGGTAGGAAGCGCAGGGGCGTCGCGCGGACGATGTCGAGGAGGGACGCGTCGCGGAAACCGCCGCGCACTGCCGCCGCGCCGAGCAACCAGGCCGCCGCCAGCAGCGCGGCCCACGCTGCCATGGTGGCCGCAAAGCGGCGGCGCTGGGAGGCGACCATGCGCACCTGGAACGGGCGGCGCTGGAACAACAGCACGACCGTCATCGTCAGCCACGGCGCGATAAGCAACCCGAGGAGCAACACCCCGGCCCAGGCGGGGGTGTCGGAATCCTGCAGGTACATAAACTCCTTGACTAGCGCGGCGATCACGACGAGCTGGGTGGCCAGCATGCCCCACCAGGCCAGGCGCCGGCCGCGGGAAAGTCCCCAGGCGAAGATGAGGACGAGCAGCAGCGGGATGAGGTTCGCCACCGCCGGGCCGATGCCGCCGGTGCGCAGCATCCACATGGCGTGGGTGCAGCCCACCGAACCCGGGTCGAGCTCGCAGATGAGATCCGCCTGCGCGGCAGACATCGCCGGCAGGATGAAGAACGACCCGCCGGAAAACAGCCCGAGGGCCTGCGGGTTGAACTCGGCGGCGACCGGCGCGAGGAAGACGGCGGTGGCCGCGACGGCGATGAGGATGCGGTGCTCCCGGATGGAGGTTATCGGTTTGTCCAGGCTGGGCCCGCGGCGCGAGAAGAACAGCCCGGTGGCGGTCGTGCAGATGAGGGCGTAGTCGACGAGGGCGCCATCGTAAAGCACCAGCGCCAGCGCCAGGCCCACCGCGCCGACGCGGAGGCGACGGTGCCACAGATCCGGTAGGCGATCGCTGGCCACCAGGGCGGTGCCGATGAGCCACGGCAGCGGCGAGAGCACGTACTCATCGGGAAACGCCGGGTGGATCGCGGCAAGCAGGGATCCACCCATGAGCCCCACGAGGTGCAGGGTGGCCGCAGCCACCAGGAACGTGCCGGTGCCTAGCCGCTTTTCGGCGCGCGTGCCGATGCCGACGAGTGCCAGCGTGGCTAGCACCGCACCGACCCAGGTGGGGGCGGTCAGCCCGGAGGTGAGGAAGGTGAGAAGTTCGGGGCGGGAGGGGAAGAAGCCCACGGAGTGGTGGGTGGCGCGCAAGACCCACACGCAGGCGATGATCGCCCACGTCGCGGGCGCGGCGGCCACGATGCGGCGGATGTGCGGTGTCATTGGATGCCTCCTCGGGCGGCGGCGAAGTCGAAGGTGTCTTGGAGGGCGCGGCGCCACACGGCGAAGCTGTGCCCGCCGGGGACTTCCTCGTACGTGGTGGACATGCCGGTGGCGGTGGTCAGTTCCTGGAAGTGCTGGAGCGCCTGCACGGCCTCCTTGTCGGCGTCGCCGGCGACGAAACGCCCGGCGAGCTGGCGGTACTTCCCGGTCTTGTCGGTCAGCTCGTGCTGGAGCAGGTCCTCGGGGTTGACGGCGGCGAAGGCGGCGTCGCTGCCGTTGAAGAAGCGCTGGACCGTCTGCGCGCGCGTGCCGATGGTCGGTTCCGGCTGCCCGGAAAAGTCCAGGAAAGTCCCGTAGGCCGCGGGGTGGTTGGTGGCGACCTGCAGCGCGCACGTGCCGCCGTAGGACAGGCCGCCGATGGTCCACGTGCGCTGATCCGCATTGACGCGGAACTGGGCTTTGAGCTGCTGCGGGACGTCCTGGGTGAGGTAGGTCTGCACCTTGTCGTTAGGCCCGTCCACGCAGATCGGGTTATTCGTGGTCGTTCCGGTCGCGTCCACGGTGATGACGATGGGGGCGACCCCGTCGTGGGAGCGCTGGAAGTCGTCGGCGGTCTCGGCCATCTGCCCGCCGCCGGTGAC is a genomic window of Corynebacterium massiliense DSM 45435 containing:
- a CDS encoding IS256 family transposase, with protein sequence MTTVSPKKNHDPAKVNEISEKLMENPELASLISELSASADDASELVKGLLQASINAGLQAEMDAHLGYSHSDRKTKAQVESAQGNNHRNGSYTKTVNSGYGAVEVTVPRDRAGTFTPRMVPKGARRLTELDDMIVSLYAGGMTVRDIQHHLATTLGVDMSPDTISTITDAVLDEVMIWQNRQLDEFYPVIFLDALRVKIRDGHRVVNKSCYMAVGVDMDGIKHILGLWIAENEGAAFWASVCADLANRGVQDVFIVCCDGLKGLPEAVEATWPNSMVQTCIVHLIRAANRWVSYQDRKGVSRALREVYTAANEDTARAALDAFEASELGRKYPQSVKVWRDAWERFVPFLQFPPAARRVLYTTNSIESLNAELRKATRNRGQFPNDTAALKTLWLMICNIEDKRAAQRAKKAKRDIECNGYIEGAKATGWKQAINQLAVAYPDRFADYL
- a CDS encoding IS481 family transposase, with amino-acid sequence MNSPNRNLAIIKAVREQHQPVARVATRFNVSRQWVYALLRRYDTGGPQAVKPKSKAPHSNPRAVSKKLKKTIINMRKQLDHSGLDSGAETIQFHLEQQGMYAPSTSTIVRILRDHGLVQPEPKKRPRTSFIRFEASRPNECWQADITHAYLTGGRRVEILDFIDDHSRLLLSITASRSFSGPAVADELSHLISDFGPPQSTLTDNGLVFTARNAGAKGGRNAFEKLIRNHRIQQKNGRPGHPQTQGKIERFHQTLKRWLSRQPTVNTIDELQQQLDRFAAYYNTNRPHRALGRRTPYEVYNASTKASPDDNPTEEWRTRNDKVDKAGRCTIRYAGRLYHLGMGRKYTGHHVLMIIKDRHITTSLKDTGAIITEHYIDTSRNYQAPI
- a CDS encoding MogA/MoaB family molybdenum cofactor biosynthesis protein: MRKGHVIVASTRAASGSLTDTSGPRAVDFLRAQGIDTPDAAVVADADIAQAVDAALASAPSVLLTSGGTGITGDDQTVEAVERHIVKHLPGIVHAFWAEGLKHTPTAIASRAVAGMTTHGTFVMTLPGSRGGVKDGCAVLEPVLGHLLDLAEGNREH
- the mgtE gene encoding magnesium transporter translates to MSVDETIGALELMLRSGSDIDPEDAPKMQALLDEPPIQDVVALVERQNPVRAAVVLRLLSREKSIAVFDALDAAHQADIIDELGNSDVYEFFDALEPEDRVSLLDELPAEIADRLLRSLDKPDQDITGVVLGYPKGSVGRRMSPEVPDIYREMTVDEALEKLRREAPDLETIYTVPIVRKDRRLVGVMSLRELFIAKSGRMVEDLMHEPIYAYAQADAEETARWFLPLDLLALPIVDDSDRLIGLLTWDDAADIVEEEDSEDSARSGGTEALQQPYMSTPLLKLVRSRIVWLLVLAVSAILTVKVLDSFESVLEQAVVLSLFIPLLTGTGGNTGNQAATTVTRALALGDVRKSDVLQVMWREMRVGMLLGATLGILGFIIASLVYDMHIGLVIGTTLLGICTLSATVGGVMPILAKVVGADPAVFSNPFISTFCDAAGLIIYFFIARAVLGL
- a CDS encoding MoaD/ThiS family protein, which translates into the protein MLDVHYFAAARAAAGASHERLDNPPATLGELVDHLADTHAGTTDAGMGLADIVKRCSFLLDGANAETVGGRAASLAGVSRVDILPPFAGG
- a CDS encoding phage holin family protein, with the protein product MRSFLNFLLHVVCVAAALWFVVKLIPGLSITPTAGGSEAGAFVTVAVVFVVVNTFIAPVLRLFGAPITCLTLGLFSLVINGAVLYLTAWLLQSLDLGLGELHISNWWAAIFGAIALAIVSSIINAVTSPLRAAAR
- a CDS encoding molybdenum cofactor biosynthesis protein MoaE, which produces MSTNRPDPDYVAAQTGKVVGAVITDKPLEPLVAQARRETMTRAMGALVTFEGVVRDHDGGNRVAALAYEAHPSAPAELMRVLHTVTAAHPVRAWAAHRTGDVPIGHAAFVVVVAAAHRGAAFAACEEIADRTKADVPIWKEQELAEGGTQWVGLE
- a CDS encoding molybdopterin molybdotransferase MoeA, which translates into the protein MRTYDDHLAAVREAAGHRGTVTLPLLEAVQRRARTATDTVAQFDSPRFHNSQMDGYALPDTAGGSFTVGPTIAAGADAAALYPGGLDGLAAPIMTGAPVPRGTACVVPVEDCTPGEFAEEGAQVTAPASLDGKFVRAAGSDARRGEVLVPAGTVVDPIVVATLAGQDLTSVTVTRPARVVIVTGGKEIGSQIPDSNGPMLAAACAQAGIEVADTLHTDDDPGALRERLDRAIATHGPDAVLTSGGISHGKFEVVRDILEPHGWFGHVAQQPGGPQGLAVYRGTPCICMPGNPVSTLVSFRLYVAPVLGAAPGPQRAALEAHEPVAGLPHKERFYRGVLRDGKARVLGGAGSHLIAQAVGANCLIRIPAGHSLPGGADVVVYPF
- a CDS encoding ThiF family adenylyltransferase — translated: MTNQQLARYVRQVSLAGFGGAAQEKLLRAHVLVVGAGGLGSPALLYLAGAGVGHVTVIDDDEVSLSNLHRQVIHSTAAVGTPKVDSARAALDALNPEVEVTAINGRLTRDNAQGLLADVDVVLDGSDNLATRYLTSWACARAGIPHVWASILGFDAQLSVFWAGHGPLFEDVFPTPPAPGTVPSCAAAGVLGPVVGTVGSAMAMEAIKLVTGIGTPLMGRVGYFSALDGTWEYLPVVAHAETARRVTAGVVLARAVRNAELEETTMHDDVKEVDSIPDGALIIDVRDPEEVVEAAIPGSVNFPLADIEDGGTPPGVEQALDRDQPVVLHCAGGKRSAQAVKILQERGLDGPLYSLRGGINAWLEDQL